The following coding sequences are from one Thermostaphylospora chromogena window:
- a CDS encoding ABC transporter substrate-binding protein, which produces MRRYRSWAAVLVTLTALVAGCADPGVEPSASNAPASWPDPKSDLTGTTLTIWAAQNSNKVPEAVAAAFEKATGARIEVVTIPDPYEQGVQTKVASGDKPDLAFWQPTASMLTAINAPANLQPLTDAPWVEKFEPALRDITGILNGTRYAALITSPAVQGVYYNKKVFAEHGIDAPPKNWDEFVELARKLKAEGVTPFYEMGKDRWATQWWVQVQLADAAADGLWDRVNSGAEKFTDPTILGAIQQYKKLIDEGLFNDDIKTATFEDQADALLAGEAAMVMQVNTFFGQLQAKADTAELNETIGFFPISPSGNVGTFIPDQSNALVAFRTGDQKRETAARQLLAYWLGEGYPTFVQDRQTVSLRTDVPSPEQVPQALLDVHESLSTSVGSMQALAIANPDLYLNLADMIQGTLTPEQVARQTQDQFAQLARAQGAEGF; this is translated from the coding sequence ATGAGAAGGTACCGATCATGGGCGGCGGTCTTGGTGACGCTCACCGCTTTGGTCGCCGGATGCGCCGACCCCGGGGTCGAACCGTCCGCCTCGAACGCGCCGGCGAGCTGGCCCGACCCCAAGAGCGACCTGACGGGCACCACCCTGACCATCTGGGCGGCGCAGAACTCCAACAAGGTCCCCGAGGCGGTCGCCGCCGCGTTCGAGAAGGCCACCGGCGCGCGGATCGAGGTGGTCACCATCCCCGACCCCTACGAGCAGGGCGTGCAGACCAAGGTGGCCTCCGGTGACAAGCCCGACCTGGCCTTCTGGCAGCCCACGGCGTCGATGCTGACCGCCATCAACGCCCCGGCCAACCTGCAGCCCCTCACGGACGCCCCCTGGGTCGAGAAGTTCGAGCCCGCGCTCCGCGACATCACCGGCATCCTGAACGGCACCCGGTACGCGGCGCTCATCACCAGCCCGGCCGTGCAGGGCGTCTACTACAACAAGAAGGTCTTCGCCGAGCACGGGATCGACGCACCGCCGAAGAACTGGGACGAGTTCGTCGAACTGGCCCGCAAGCTGAAGGCCGAGGGGGTCACCCCATTCTACGAGATGGGCAAGGACCGCTGGGCCACGCAATGGTGGGTCCAGGTGCAGCTCGCCGACGCGGCCGCCGACGGCCTGTGGGACCGGGTGAACTCCGGTGCGGAGAAGTTCACCGACCCCACGATCCTCGGCGCCATCCAGCAGTACAAGAAGCTGATCGACGAGGGCCTGTTCAACGACGACATCAAGACCGCGACGTTCGAGGACCAGGCCGACGCCCTGCTGGCCGGCGAGGCGGCCATGGTGATGCAGGTCAACACGTTCTTCGGCCAGCTTCAGGCCAAGGCCGACACCGCCGAGCTGAACGAGACCATCGGTTTCTTCCCGATCTCCCCCAGCGGGAACGTCGGCACGTTCATCCCCGACCAGTCCAACGCGCTCGTGGCGTTCCGCACCGGCGACCAGAAGCGGGAGACGGCGGCGCGGCAGCTCCTGGCCTACTGGCTGGGCGAGGGATACCCGACCTTCGTCCAGGACCGGCAGACGGTCTCGCTGCGGACCGACGTGCCGTCCCCGGAACAGGTGCCGCAGGCACTGCTCGACGTGCACGAATCGCTCAGCACGTCCGTCGGCTCGATGCAAGCGCTCGCGATCGCCAACCCGGACCTCTACCTCAACCTGGCCGACATGATCCAGGGCACGCTCACCCCCGAGCAGGTGGCCCGGCAGACCCAGGATCAGTTCGCCCAGCTCGCCAGGGCCCAGGGCGCCGAAGGCTTCTGA